The Planctomycetaceae bacterium genome has a segment encoding these proteins:
- a CDS encoding glycosylase yields MPLTIPARLLSAFVAVGSLSLPLAAAADDVFPPELTHFEAVSTDPIFAAAPGQWDSKIRERGWVMKDGEQWKLWYTGYDDAEEPLKMKLGYATSMDGIRWVRYPRNPVFDDVWIEDMMVVKHGDTYFMFAEGAGDQAQLLKSADGIQWQRIRTLDVRLTNGEPIPPGPYGTPTAWFEDENWYLFYERRDQGIWLATSRDMTVWTNVSDEPLIVPGPENHDSLMIAMNQVIRHNGRYYAVLHGTGTATKPRDWCTYLAVSDDLRHWTKHPGGPLLPIPDNRSSGQLVPDGIRFRLYTMHSRIDLYLGQPAK; encoded by the coding sequence ATGCCCTTGACCATTCCCGCACGATTGTTGTCCGCGTTTGTCGCCGTCGGTTCGCTGTCGCTTCCGCTGGCGGCCGCTGCTGACGATGTGTTTCCGCCGGAACTCACGCACTTCGAAGCGGTGTCGACAGATCCGATCTTCGCGGCGGCACCCGGTCAGTGGGATTCGAAAATCCGCGAACGCGGCTGGGTGATGAAAGACGGTGAGCAGTGGAAGCTGTGGTACACCGGCTACGATGACGCCGAGGAACCGCTGAAAATGAAGCTGGGGTATGCCACCTCGATGGATGGCATCCGGTGGGTTCGATATCCCCGAAATCCCGTCTTCGATGATGTCTGGATCGAAGACATGATGGTCGTGAAGCATGGCGACACGTATTTCATGTTTGCCGAAGGAGCCGGCGACCAGGCGCAACTACTGAAGTCTGCCGACGGCATTCAGTGGCAACGAATCAGAACGCTGGATGTACGACTGACAAACGGAGAACCGATTCCGCCGGGACCTTACGGAACACCAACGGCATGGTTCGAAGATGAAAACTGGTACCTGTTCTACGAACGCCGCGATCAGGGCATCTGGCTGGCCACATCCCGCGACATGACGGTCTGGACCAACGTCAGTGACGAGCCGCTGATCGTTCCCGGTCCGGAAAACCATGACAGCCTGATGATCGCGATGAATCAGGTGATCCGTCACAACGGTCGCTACTATGCGGTACTGCACGGCACCGGAACCGCCACCAAACCCCGCGACTGGTGTACGTACCTGGCGGTTTCTGACGACCTGCGGCACTGGACGAAGCATCCGGGAGGACCGCTGCTGCCCATTCCGGATAATCGATCAAGCGGCCAGCTTGTGCCCGACGGAATTCGCTTTCGACTGTACACGATGCACAGCCGCATCGACCTTTACCTGGGCCAACCCGCAAAATGA